CAGGACACGGCGCAACTCCGGGATCACCGCCTGCACTTGGTCCTCGGATTCGGCACCGTTCATGTAGGGCTGACCGGTGAGGCGGTCCGGGCCGACGCCGAGAGCCCGTGCAAGGTTGGCGAGGAGGCCAGCGGTCGGCGTGCGCGACCCGGCCTCGAACTTCTCAAGGAGGCTGACAGAGATCGATACGCGGTCAGCGAGCCCGCGCACCGTGAGCTGTCGGACCTTCCGCAGCTCTCGGATCTGCTGGCCTACGTGCGGCATGCCCATGCTGGCCCCCTCACTATGTGGTGCGGCCAGCGTACGGGCGCTAGGCCCGTATCTACGCGCCGAGTTCGTAAACTCCCGGTGTCGCCCGCCCCTCGGGTGTGAACCTTGGATCGCTGCGCGCGCAGGGTGTATCCTCCCGCGCGCTCCGGCTTGGACGAACTTCGCGATCACGCAGTGGAGTTCGCCCACTGCTGATTGTCAGGGGTGGCGCTTAGCCTCACCGTCATGGATTTCCCGGCCACGGCGCCCGCCCCTGCGGCATGCCGAGACACCCTCAACGACCGCATCCGGGCGTTGATGTCGACGCCCAGCCCTCACGGGCACGCCGCCGAGTACGCCCGGCTCCTTGTCGAGTGGACGGCTGCCGACCGTGCGCAAAGACCGAAGGCGCCCCGACCGGATTCCGACGGTGAGACGCCCTCGCGCAGCAAGCCAACAGCAATCTGCGTGGACTTCAAGCAGGATACGGGCGCAGCGGACAGAACTCGTGTTAGGAAGACGCGGAGCCCGACCGCACGGGATGTGGGACGTACGGCCGGGCTCTCGCACCGCAGGGGTAGTGCGGCGTCGCCGATCTCGGGGGGCGTCGATCAGCGCTACTCCCAGTCTCCCGCACCAACCAGCACGCGTGCATGCACATCGCTGAAGTCGCCCTGAAGGGTGGCCGCTTCATGACCCGTGGAGCGGGCCACTCGTCTCATTCCCCGCTACTGAGCGGCCCCTCAGGGCAGAGCCGTGCGAGCTGCCGGTTCGCGTGGTCGACCGCGTCTCGCAGGCTGTCGCCCGAGTTCGGGTACAGCTCGTGCTCGACACGGCTCAGCCGCTCCTCGATGAGCGCGACCCGCTCCAGGAGACCCGGCCTGGCAGGAACTCCCGGCCGCTCCAGCTCGCCCTGCCAGTCGTCCATGAACTCGTCTACGCGCCGCCAGGTGCGGCCGGCCGCGCGCAGCCCGCCCCACCCCATCGCCGCCACCCCACCGAGGAGCGTAACTGCCCCGGCCCACACCAACGCGACGTCGAGCCACGTCACTCCGGTTGCCTCCACGCCAGGCATCTGCCCCTCACCCGGGCAGGGTGTGCGCCAGCTCCCACGTCACCGGCCCCGGATACCCGTCGGGGTCACCGGACAGCTCGGGCCGCGAGCGCTGGAGGTCGGCGACGTTCCGCCGCGTGTATTCGGTGAACAGCGACCCCGGGGTGTACCCGTCGCCGTCGTGGTGCCGGTCGAAGCCCAAGCGCACCAGTTGCTTGTCGAGCCACGTCACCGCCGGGTGCCGCTTTCCGAGCCGAAATGCCTCCCTGCCGGGATAGGGCGGCACCTCCTGCCCAACGGCCTTGTTCGGCACGTGGAGTTCCTGCCCGACGTACACGGAGTACGGCGGTCTGAGCCCGTTCACCTTCGCCAGCTCTCGCCAGTCGACATCGAGGCGCCGCGCGATGGCCAGCAGCGTGTCCCCGGGCCGCACCGTGTAGTTGCCGTCACCGCCGTCCTGGCCGCCGCCGGGCCGCAGAGCGCCGCGCTGCACCCACGCGTACAGACGGGCGCCGGGGCACTCAGTCGGATGGCCGTCGCGGTGCCCGCCGACCCAGTCCCCGGCGTCCCCGTACTTCCGCAGCCACTCGATCGCGTCCCGCAGCCCATGCAGCATCGCGTCCGACGGCTTCGTGAGCCCACTGGACCCCAGCAGGGCACACACCGCGTAGTCCTTGCGGTTCAGATTTTGATCTCCGTTCGCGCCAGTCCGCTTGTGCAGGCCACGCCCTTCGTACACGTACCCGTGCTCGCACACGAGGGCGTTGTACGCAATGTCGACATAGCCCTCGGCCTCGTTCGCCAGGTGCTCGGCGCGAATCCGGCGTACCTGGTCGTCGCACAGCGAGTGCACCCGGGACTCGTACGCCATCCCGAGGTAGTGGATTTTCACCCCGCGGGTCGAGGACTGGTGCGCGGCAGGGGAGCCCGCGGGAGCTCCCCACGCTTCGCGCTGAACGAGCCTCACGACGCAGGGATTTGCGCAGCAGGGGTGGTCATGAGTGGTCGCCTCCTAGGCGTCATAGATGACGAGTTTGGCCTCGGCGAGCGTCATGACTGGGCCCGTCGAAGTTCTGGGCCGACCGCACGGCGGGCGGCTTCTGTTTCCTCTGCGGTGAGGCCGAGAAGCCGTTCGGCAGTGGCGAGCGGGATACCGGCGGCGGCCAGCGCGGCGACGTCTTCGGCCTTCGAAGTGCGGACCGCCTCGTGCATTTGCTCAATGTGCGTTTCGTGGGCGGTAGTCCAGGCGGCGACGAGTGCCTGGTAGGCGATCTCTGTGATCACCGTTGCGCCCACGGGGAGCGTCGGCGGCTCCTCGCCGTCGTAACTCACCGCGCCGAAGGACTCGTCCGCGTACTGCACGTGCAGCGTGTTCATCGGGTGCCTGCCTTAGAGGGAGATGAGGAGGGCGCGGATGATGATTTGGATCAGCGAGTACGTTGCGCCGCCGGAGCCGCGCCCGACCATGACGTCGAACCCGACGGTGACCGTGCCGCCGGGGTCGACCATGCTCGGGGCGTTCGGGAGGGTCTTCGCGGGCTGGATGTGCACGCCCGTGTTCGCAGAGCTGCCAGAGTTCCGCTGGTACCACATCTCGTCACCGGAGTAGCCCATCGCGGCACTCGACCCGGGCGGCATGTCGAACCACACGTCTGCTTCGCGGAACGCGACGACAAATGCGGGTCGACACGGGTCCGGGTTGGTGAACTTGGTCTCGAAGTGGGCGGCTACCTGCTGAGCCGCCGTTGGTACGGCGACATCAGCGAACCGGCGCTCGTCGAAGAACGACTGCATCCCGACCTGGCCGCGCGGTTCGGAGCGGAGCACGCCGTCTTCATCACAGACGACGACGCCGCCACGCGTCGCGACGTCACACGGGTAGGGCCACGTGCCGGTAGAGACGATGAGGGGTGTCGCTGCGGCCCCGTCGCCGGTGAGCCCACATCCAGTCGTCACGGTGGCAGCACCGGTAGGGACGAAGAGGCCGCCGTCCGTGCCGGTCGTGATGTTGTTCCCGGCGTCGTCGGAGATGTTCGGGGTGAACACTCCGGTCGCTTGGTCGTAGGCCAGGCCGTCCCCGGCGGAGACGCACGGCCGGACCTGAGCGCAGGTGACCTCGGGGGGTGTCGGCACGAGGAGACCACCGTCCGCGCCGAACGCGACAGTGTTCCCGGCATCGCTTGACGGGCGGGCGGTGATGACGCCGGTCGTCGGGTTGTACGTGATGCCGTCCCCGGCGGACAGGCACGACCGTACGGCGGTGCAATTCACCGCCTCGGCGCTGATGACATACGGGTTCGCGGTGCTTCCCGTGCCCGCGACGTCGATACCGTTCCCGGCGATCATGGAGCAGTTGCACTGACCGCCACCACACCCACACCGAGCCAAGATGATCAGCCCCTTCGGGGGAAGTCTTGGCCCGGCCCACAACCAGCAGCGGCCACCCAGTCTACGGCTGGCCCGCCGCCACCCGGCCGGTGTCCCACAACTGTCCGGGACGGTGTCCGGACACCTCCCGCCGGGCAGTCCGAGGCAGCGCCCTGACCTGCCCGGACAGCGTCCGGACACCGCTACTGGCAGTGTCCGGTCAGCCGTAGAGTTCGACGATCACGATGCCGTCCGCTCCGGATGTCCCAGGGGACGTCTCGCCATCTCGCGCGAACGCTCCTGCCGCGCCGCCGCCGTAGCCGCGCGGGGCGCCGCCGCCGCCGTCCGAGGAGCGCGGAAAACCACCGTGGCCGAGGTGTGATTCGCCACCGTTGCCGGACTGGCCCTGGAACCCGGTGAGGCGGATAGCGCCGCCGGAGCCGCCTCCGCCGGTAGCCCAGTCCCCTGTGCCGGCCAGTGGCCCGGCGATACCCGAGAAGCACGCCGAGCCCGTACCGGACGCCATGCCCGTCGTGCCACCGCCGCCACCGTTCGAGGTGACGGTGCCACCGAAGGCGCTGTTGCCGCCCGCTCCACCATCACTGTCCGTTCCGCCCGCGTTTCCACCCGCTCCGACGAGGACGGTCTCGATCGCGCCGAGCGCGGACACGTCGATCAGAGCCTCCGCGTATCCGCCGCCTGCACCGCCGTTGCGCACCACGAGTTCGCCCTGAGCCGCCCGAGCCCCGGCAGAACCACCGCCAGCCGCTTGCACGCGCACACGGATCCGAGCCAGCCAGGGGTAGTCAGCAGCCTGGAACTGGAAGGTCCCGGGCTCCTTGAAGTACAGGACTTGCCGCAGACCCATCGTGCCCGGGTTGAGGCACAGTTCGCCCTCATCGTTGACGTTGAAGTACGTGCTGCACACACAAACACTGGCCATCGGGACTCACCTCGTATGACGGAAGGTGAGCCCGGCCCACAACCAGCGGCTACGGCGCCCAGGGTAGTCGTTAGCCGCGGCGGGGCGTCGCAGTCATGTGCACTGCTACGCCCGGCCCGGCCGCGGTGAGCCCTCCGCCGTCGACGAAGACCAGGACGCGGATGACGGCCCGTGTAGCGCTCGCCTCCTCAACGTGCACGAGATACCCCGACACGACGCCTCCCGGGGCATCTGGGGGAAGGGTGGGGACCGCGCTGAGGACCGGGACGGCGCCGAGGCCAGCAGCCGGGTAGTCCCACACCGCGCGGCCGTCGTCCCCTGTCTCGACGACCGTCGCCAACGGTCCCGGTACGCGCAGTGGAGCCGCGTCCCGCGCTGGCAGCTCCTCCCCCGCCTGCTCCTGGACGCTCCGTGGCGGCCTGCTGCGCCTGGTCGTGGTCCTCGTCCGCCGGTCCACGTCCCGCAGAAGACTCCCCATGGGGTTGCCGACGAGTTGCCGTGCCGCTCCGCCTCGCAGCGCCACCGTGCCTCACACCCCTGCCATCATCGGCGTCGCGGTATCCGAACCTGTCGCCGCTACCTGCACTTGCACCTGTTCCGAGCCCGGCGTCGACTCGGTGCCGCCGTCCTCGGCCACCTTCAATCCCACAATTTTGAGGCGCTGAGAGATCGGACGGCACGTGACCTGAGTGGTGATGTCCAAGCACCAGCCGGGGACCAGAAGCGGCACCTCTACGGCCGCGTCTGGACTGATCGTCACGTCCTGCGTGTCGATGAACACCGGAACCGGCAGCGAGGACCGCAGCCGCGACTTCGCGGCTTCCGTCGCGGCGGCGTCCGTCGTGATCGTCGTCTGCTCTACGTACCGCTCCAGCAGCCCGTAGTACGGGTCCGCGCCGCCTGCCTCCCCAAGAACGTCGCCCTCGTCGTCTCCAGCTACGACCCATCGCGTACCCAGCGCGGTACCGTCCTCGGCCACGATCAGGCCCTCCGGCAGGTCTGCGTCGCTGAGACGGCCGACGCTCACCGTGTGGTTCTCCGGCATGAGCACGATCCGCGAGCCGACCGCGGTGTAGTCGAGACCGGTCTCCGCGAGGTCCCGCAGATGATCGCCGGTCTGCCCCACGTTCCTCAGGTACTTCCTGCCGCCGCGCACACCAGACCGCCCAAGGATCTGGATCTCGTGACCCGGATCGTCCGGGGCGAACCCGTCGGTGATCAGCCACTCGGCGATGTCCGTGAGGTCCGAGCCGCCGAAGGTGATGTCCTGGTGCGGCACCCGCCGGTCCAGCCACGCCAACAGGTCCCCGGCCCAAATCTCGATCTTCCCCAGCGACCATTCCACCTGGAGGACCGGACCAGACCAGACCGGCACCCCGTCGCGCCAGATGTTCAGGTAGGAGCGCCAGGCCCGGACCTCGCCGAGGCGTTCACAGCAGTCCCCATCGGGCTGCACCACGACACGGGCCGTTGAGGTGTCGTCCAGGTTCCTGGTCCACTCCACCTCGGTGAGCGTGTGGACCGGGGTCAGCGTCGCCCCGCTCCGGTCAGTGATCAAGGCGGCATGAGTGCCGCACCCTGCGACGGCCATAGGGCACCCCCGGCGTGAGGAAAGAGGTGCCCGGCCCACAACCAGCGACCCGCTCAGGGTACGACGGTGGTCAGTACCCCCTGCCGGACACCGACAACGTCAGACGCGCGTCCTCGGCCGGAGGATTCAGCGCATCTGTCTCCACGCACACGCAGAAGTTCGCGCACTCGAACGACGTGAACGACGGCGGCGCCCCGTCGTAGCCGTACACGTCCCGCGACGTCTCGCACTGCCCACCGCACTCAACGATGGCCCGCCCGATCTGCCCGTCGATGAGGACCGAACCCCCGGCCGGAACGTACGCCACGGTGTACTGGCTGTGCGGCTCACACCGCTGGAACTCGGCGACTTCGTCGCACGTGAGGTCATCCCCGCCCGGGGGCCGCTCGTAGAACGTGATGGTCACGTTCCGCAGGTCGTCCGCCCCGGCACGCAGCGAGATCATCGGCACGTCCACCGACCATGCTGGCCTGTCCGTGAGGTCCATCTCGAGGCACTCGGTCTCGACCGCGAGGGCCAAGCAGAAACACGTGTCCAGGGCGGCGGGCTGCGGCGGCGCGGGTGGAGCGCACGACGGGTCGGCACACCCGATGGTGGGGTCCTCGCACGCCGCCAGGCGGCACACCCCGTCGCACTGGTCAGGCGGGTTCTCCGTCGTCGGCCATGCCAGGTCGCAGGCCGCGTCATCGTTGACGACCGGCGCTGCGAGGGAGCCCCTGCACGTCTCGCGGGTTTCCACACACAGCACTTGTGGCGCCTGCCCGGTCACGCACCACACCACGCACTCGTTGTCGTCGGCGTTGCCCGGCAGAGGCACATCCAGGATCGGCGTGGGGTCCGTCCACGCCCACGGTGTCGCCGCCGTCAGGACGATCTCGACGGTGAGGACATCGGCGCCCGCGCTGCACTCCCCGGACGTACAGCCGTCGCCGTGCCGGGCGGTCACCGTTGGCCCCTGTGTCAGCGCGACCCGCCGGTAGGTGCGCAGCCTGTGCGCCCGGAACTCCTCCGGTGTCTCTTCCTCACCCGGACAGCACGAGAACAACTGGAGGCAGTCCCCGTCGCAGGTGCCGCCCGTGCAGCCGGTCATGGCCTCCGCGAGCCAGTGCAGCCCGTACTCCACGGCGCAGCACGTCGCCCCGAGCAGGATGCCGGTGATGGTGATGGTGCGCGGCATCGCCCTGGCTGGCCCGAGCGCGGCACCGCCCGTCACGGCGTTCGTGACGCTGCGCCGCATTGGGTAGTCGTCGAGTCCGTCAACGGACAGCACCAGGAAGCCGGTGAACTCGGCGCTCTCGGGGACGTCCGGGTCGTACCAGGGGGCGCCGTCGTCGGCCGGGTTGGTGTATGGCAGGTCGCCGACCATCTCCGCAGTGAACGTCGGGCACGCGCACGTACCGGCGTCGGCGAGCGGCGACCCGACGGACTGGAGATATGCCTCCAGCCGGGCAGAGTTCGCGAGCTCGACACCGCCGAGCGCGAGGTACCCGTCCATCGCCATATCAGATCACTCCCGCCGCGAGGGCCAGCCTGGACGCGACGCGGTGCGCAGTCGCCCGCGCGTCGCCCGCCTCGTAGATGTGGAATACCGCGCCCGGGCCGCCAGGCAGCGGCGGCGGCTTCTCCTTGCTG
This is a stretch of genomic DNA from Streptomyces sp. NA04227. It encodes these proteins:
- a CDS encoding peptidoglycan-binding protein, which gives rise to MRLVQREAWGAPAGSPAAHQSSTRGVKIHYLGMAYESRVHSLCDDQVRRIRAEHLANEAEGYVDIAYNALVCEHGYVYEGRGLHKRTGANGDQNLNRKDYAVCALLGSSGLTKPSDAMLHGLRDAIEWLRKYGDAGDWVGGHRDGHPTECPGARLYAWVQRGALRPGGGQDGGDGNYTVRPGDTLLAIARRLDVDWRELAKVNGLRPPYSVYVGQELHVPNKAVGQEVPPYPGREAFRLGKRHPAVTWLDKQLVRLGFDRHHDGDGYTPGSLFTEYTRRNVADLQRSRPELSGDPDGYPGPVTWELAHTLPG